In Drosophila subpulchrella strain 33 F10 #4 breed RU33 chromosome 3R, RU_Dsub_v1.1 Primary Assembly, whole genome shotgun sequence, the following are encoded in one genomic region:
- the LOC119556834 gene encoding 60S ribosome subunit biogenesis protein NIP7 homolog: protein MKRLSDERAKILFEHLSKYIGTNVKQLIDRPDGTYCIREHRDRVYYVSERILKLSECFGYKQLVCVGTCFGKFSKTNKLKFHITALYYLAPYAQYKVWVKPSFEQQFLYGNHIPKTGLGRITENAGQYQGVVVYSMNDLPLGFGVLARSTTDCKTADPMTTVCFHQSDIGEYIRAEDTLF from the exons ATGAAGCGCTTGTCTGACGAACGTGCGAAGATCCTGTTCGAGCACCTGTCCAAATA CATTGGCACCAACGTGAAGCAGTTGATCGACCGCCCGGATGGAACATATTGCATTCGGGAGCACCGCGACCGGGTTTACTACGTGTCCGAGAGGATCCTGAAGCTGAGCGAGTGCTTTGGCTACAAACAGCTGGTCTGCGTGGGCACCTGCTTCGGCAAGTTCTCCAAGACCAACAAACTGAAGTTCCACATCACTGCGCTCTACTACCTGGCGCCCTACGCCCAGTACAAGGTGTGGGTTAAGCCCTCCTTCGAACAGCAGTTCCTCTACGGCAACCACATCCCCAAAACCGGACTCGGTCGCATCACGGAGAACGCCGGTCAGTACCAGGGTGTGGTGGTCTACTCCATGAACGATCTGCCCCTGGGATTCGGAGTCCTGGCCCGTTCCACAACGGACTGCAAGACCGCCGATCCCATGACCACCGTCTGCTTCCACCAGTCGGACATCGGCGAGTACATTCGCGCGGAGGACACGCTCTTTTAG
- the LOC119563234 gene encoding sodium-independent sulfate anion transporter, translated as MKTNPASDHVYFNDGFKCSTISISTNLTEPNGSSNSVGSQGSKEFILTEDGKKVKPPLSTLDCTRSWLQDCQRRTFNRKTLNKRLPILSWLPKYNSQDAVGDLVAGITVGLTVIPQALAYAGIAGLPVAYGLYASFVGCFVYIFLGSCKDVPMGPSAIVALLTYQAAQGSWQKSVLLCLLSGIVELLMGLFGLGFLIDFVSGPVSSGFTSAVSLIILTSQIQSVLGITAKGNTFVEIWTQVFHNIEHTRAGDTVLGLTCIVVLLLMRSLSSCRIGPADEAECSSLQRAVNKIIWIVGTARNAILVVVCCFMGYLLHSEEHGAPFRVVGDIPPGLPNLQLPPTSLSANETSNGVALGFVEMVHSMGSGLVVIPLISLMENIAICKAFANGKPVDASQELIAIGTANILNSFVQAFPGTGALSRGAVNNASGVRTPLSNIYSGGLVMIALLFLTPYFYFIPRPTLAAIIIAAVVFMIEVKVVKPMWRSKKSDLVPGVGTFVACLVLPLEWGILIGVGLNVIFILYHAARPKLTTELLTTQSGVEYSMITPDRCLIFPSVDYVRNLVNKQSIRQNVPVVIDASHVYGADFTTATVIDSLISDFNQRGQLLFFYNLKPSICSIFEQVSAAQFVVYYQEHQLDELLKERHYVQKRLETA; from the exons ATGAAGACGAATCCCGCCTCGGATCACGTTTACTTTAACGACGGATTCAAGTGCTCAACGATCAGCATTAGCACCAACCTCACGGAACCGAATGGGAGTAGCAACAGCGTGGGATCCCAAGGATCCAAAGAGTTCATCC TGACCGAGGACGGCAAGAAGGTGAAGCCACCACTGAGCACACTGGACTGCACCCGCAGTTGGCTGCAGGACTGCCAGCGACGCACCTTCAATCGGAAAACCCTGAACAAAAGACTCCCTATCCTCAGCTGGCTGCCAAAATACAACAGCCAGGATGCAGTGGGCGACCTGGTGGCCGGAATCACCGTGGGTCTCACGGTCATCCCACAGGCGCTGGCCTACGCGGGAATAGCCGGACTACCTGTAGCC TACGGGTTATATGCCTCCTTTGTGGGCTGCTTCGTGTACATTTTCCTGGGCAGCTGCAAGGATGTGCCCATGGGTCCTTCGGCAATTGTGGCCCTGCTCACCTACCAGGCGGCCCAGGGTTCGTGGCAGAAGTCAGTGCTGCTGTGCCTGCTCAGTGGAATCGTGGAGCTGTTGATGGGCCTCTTCGGACTGGGTTTCCTCATTGACTTTGTCTCTGGGCCAGTCTCATCGGGATTCACCTCCGCCGTCTCGCTGATCATCCTCACCTCGCAGATCCAAAGTGTGCTAGGAATCACGGCCAAGGGCAACACCTTTGTGGAGATCTGGACGCAGGTCTTCCACAACATTGAGCACACGCGGGCAGGGGACACGGTGCTGGGACTCACCTGCATTGTGGTCCTGCTGCTCATGCGCAGTCTCTCCTCCTGCCGAATTGGACCGGCAGACGAGGCGGAGTGCTCATCCCTCCAGCGGGCCGTGAACAAGATTATTTGGATTGTGGGCACTGCTCGGAATGCCATCCTGGTGGTGGTTTGCTGTTTCATGGGCTATCTGCTGCACAGCGAGGAGCATGGAGCTCCGTTCCGGGTGGTGGGAGACATCCCACCTGGACTGCCCAACCTCCAGTTGCCGCCCACCTCGCTGAGCGCCAATGAAACCAGCAATGGAGTGGCCCTGGGATTCGTAGAGATGGTGCACAGCATGGGCTCCGGCTTGGTGGTGATTCCCCTGATCTCGCTCATGGAAAACATAGCCATTTGCAAGGCCTTTG CAAATGGAAAGCCGGTGGATGCCTCGCAGGAGCTGATTGCCATTGGAACGGCCAATATCTTAAACTCCTTTGTCCAGGCCTTCCCAGGAACTGGGGCCCTGAGTAGGGGAGCAGTCAACAATGCCAGTGGTGTACGGACTCCTCTGAGCAACATTTACTCCGGTGGCCTGGTGATGATTGCCCTGCTCTTCCTTACCCCCTACTTTTACTTCATTCCACGCCCCACCCTGGCAGCCATCATTATAGCTGCAGTGGTGTTTATGATCGAAGTTAAGGTGGTCAAGCCCATGTGGAGATCGAAAA AAAGTGATCTGGTGCCTGGAGTTGGAACCTTTGTGGCCTGTCTCGTTTTGCCTCTGGAGTGGGGCATCCTTATTGGAGTGGGGCTCAATGTCATCTTTATTCTCTACCACGCAGCGCGTCCTAAGCTAACCACCGAGCTTCTGACCACGCAATCGGGTGTGGAGTACTCCATGATCACTCCCGATCGGTGCTTGATTTTTCCATCTGTGGATTATGTCAGGAATCTGGTTAACAAGCAGTCCATCAGACAAAATGTTCCGGTGGTCATAGATGCCTCGCATGTGTACGGGGCTGATTTCACAACGGCCACGGTTATAGACTCGCTGATCAGCGACTTTAACCAGCGGGGACAACTGCTCTTCTTCTACAACCTCAAGCCGAGCATCTGCTCAATTTTCGAGCAGGTGTCGGCAGCTCAGTTCGTGGTCTACTACCAGGAGCACCAGCTGGACGAGCTGCTGAAGGAGCGTCACTATGTACAGAAACGCCTGGAGACGGCTTGA
- the LOC119553046 gene encoding uncharacterized protein LOC119553046: MPIRKPCSILLLTTHLKISTRTEFTNFKCKSLDKEFADFEYCTLRAVNRSYKYISTKVKLFQVPVTKVKVNFALYKRYSGYKPFLYNITVDACHFLKNQKGNPITSYFYEYFKDISNMNHTCPFDHDLVVDKLSTERINHRLTNILSFPEGDYMMEMHWIAYDIDRAVVKIYVTLS, encoded by the exons ATGCCG ATTAGAAAGCCGTGTTCAATATTGTTATTAACAACACATTTAAAGATTTCTACTCGAACCGAATTTACCAACTTTAAATGTAAGTCGTTGGATAAGGAATTTGCCGATTTTGAGTATTGCACTCTAAGGGCAGTAAATCGATCCTACAAGTACATCTCCACAAAAGTCAAACTCTTCCAAGTTCCCGTTACCAAAGTAAAG GTTAACTTTGCACTCTATAAACGGTACAGTGGGTATAAGCCATTCCTGTATAATATAACCGTGGATGCGTgtcattttttgaaaaaccaAAAGGGCAATCCAATAACTAGCTACTTTTACGAATATTTCAAGGATATATCCAACATGAATCATACCTGTCCCTTCGAT CACGATCTTGTTGTGGATAAGCTTTCCACGGAGCGAATAAACCATCGTCTTACGAACATACTATCCTTTCCGGAAGGGGATTACATGATGGAGATGCATTGGATAGCATATGACATAGACCGCGCTGTGGTCAAGATATACGTGACTCTTTCATAG
- the LOC119551923 gene encoding uncharacterized protein LOC119551923, with translation MQPLKRFTQCGSLTMLFGIFIILFGVSSTALTTFGKTNNQPPPTHVPIVKGRECSAHDDCTAIDRTSCVKDPNDYKLRCLCGDDSPPSAGNCPDVLKGLRHKCNSNNDCEDGMVCQFENSNRTIGVAKFMSSKTKLCLCDNDNGYVEDILHDICSGANFQGLVSFLVSICSLLAPFLVSAHMRKHF, from the exons ATGCAGCCCCTAAAGCGCTTCACACAATGCGGCAGTTTGACCATGCTCTTCGGCATCTTCATCATCCTCTTCGGGGTCAGCTCCACGGCACTGACCACCTTTGGCAAGACCAACAACCAACCGCCGCCCACACACGTCCCCATTG TAAAAGGACGAGAGTGCAGTGCCCACGATGATTGCACGGCGATAGATCGCACCAGCTGCGTCAAGGATCCAAATGACTACAAGTTGCGTTGTCTCTGCGGCGACGACTCCCCTCCTTCGGCAGGCAACTGTCCGGATGTCCTTAAAG GCCTGCGGCACaagtgcaacagcaacaacgacTGCGAGGATGGGATGGTGTGCCAGTTCGAGAACAGCAACCGCACCATCGGAGTGGCCAAGTTCATGTCCAGCAAGACCAAACTGTGCCTCTGCGACAATGACAACGGATATGTGGAGGACATCCTGCACGACATCTGCAGTGGCG CTAATTTCCAAGGCCTAGTCAGCTTCTTGGTCTCGATCTGTTCGCTCCTGGCGCCCTTTTTGGTATCCGCCCACATGCGAAAACATTTCTAG